From one Syntrophales bacterium genomic stretch:
- a CDS encoding NADH-dependent [FeFe] hydrogenase, group A6 gives MSVVKLTIDNIPLTAKPGATIHQAAQSVGIHIPTLCAMTEIGHTPGACRVCVVEVEGQRTLVASCVFPVTEGMAVRTNTERVRAARKMVVELLLANHPAECASCVRSGNCELQRIAEHVGVRDIRFSTEFPARDKVIDASSPSIVRDPRKCIHCHRCITVCEHIQTVSVLTSSNRGSKVLVGPAFNLPLGETNCINCGQCIMVCPVGAIYERDDTGAVWKVLEDPTKHVIVQEAPAIRAALGEEFGMPPGSLVTGKMIAALRRLGFDKVFDTNFTADLTIMEEGSELLQRIKDGGTLPLITSCSPGWIKFCEHFYPDLLAHVSTCKSPQQMFGSMAKTYYAEKAGVDPKDIVVVSIMPCTAKKFEAKRPEMNDSGYRDVDYVLTTRELGRMIREAGIDFVNIPDEPYDDPMGEYTGAATIFGATGGVMEAALRTAYVLVTGKVLGDLNITPVRGLDGVKEAAVPVEGFGDVKVAVAHGLGNARKLLDKIRAGEADYHFIEIMACPGGCVGGGGQPQPVTNEKRALRAGALYADDEGQSYRQSHENPSVTKAYESFLEKPLGHKSHELLHTHYTARGTEIPHKKG, from the coding sequence GTGAGTGTTGTAAAGCTTACGATTGACAACATCCCGCTCACCGCAAAACCCGGCGCCACGATCCATCAGGCCGCGCAGAGCGTCGGCATTCATATCCCGACGCTCTGCGCGATGACCGAGATTGGACATACGCCGGGAGCCTGCCGTGTCTGCGTGGTGGAAGTCGAGGGGCAGCGCACCCTTGTCGCCTCTTGCGTCTTTCCCGTCACGGAGGGCATGGCCGTTCGCACGAACACCGAGCGGGTTCGAGCGGCACGGAAAATGGTTGTCGAGCTTCTGCTGGCCAACCATCCGGCCGAGTGTGCGTCCTGCGTGAGGAGCGGAAACTGCGAACTGCAGCGGATTGCGGAGCATGTGGGGGTACGGGATATTCGTTTTTCCACCGAATTCCCTGCCCGGGACAAGGTCATTGATGCCTCAAGCCCCTCGATCGTCAGGGATCCCCGGAAGTGCATCCATTGTCACCGATGCATAACCGTTTGTGAACATATCCAGACAGTATCTGTTCTGACATCCTCGAACAGGGGGAGCAAGGTCCTCGTCGGGCCGGCGTTCAATTTGCCGCTCGGTGAGACGAATTGTATAAACTGCGGCCAGTGTATCATGGTGTGTCCGGTCGGCGCGATCTACGAAAGGGATGATACCGGGGCGGTCTGGAAGGTCCTCGAGGATCCGACCAAGCATGTCATCGTTCAGGAAGCGCCGGCAATCCGGGCCGCCCTCGGAGAGGAATTCGGCATGCCTCCCGGGTCGCTGGTCACAGGGAAGATGATCGCCGCCCTCCGGAGGCTGGGATTTGACAAGGTGTTTGATACCAATTTCACGGCGGACCTGACGATCATGGAAGAAGGCAGCGAACTTCTCCAGCGGATCAAAGATGGGGGAACCCTGCCCTTGATCACATCCTGCTCACCCGGGTGGATCAAGTTCTGTGAGCACTTTTACCCCGATCTCCTCGCTCACGTCTCGACCTGCAAGTCGCCTCAGCAGATGTTCGGTTCCATGGCCAAGACGTACTATGCTGAAAAGGCGGGTGTGGATCCAAAGGACATCGTTGTCGTTTCGATCATGCCGTGTACGGCAAAGAAGTTCGAGGCGAAACGGCCGGAAATGAATGACAGCGGGTATCGGGATGTCGACTATGTCCTCACCACCCGTGAACTCGGCCGGATGATCCGGGAGGCGGGTATCGATTTTGTCAACATTCCGGATGAACCGTACGATGATCCTATGGGAGAGTATACCGGCGCCGCGACGATCTTCGGGGCGACGGGCGGTGTCATGGAGGCGGCGCTTCGAACCGCCTATGTGCTCGTCACCGGCAAGGTTCTCGGTGATCTGAACATCACGCCGGTGAGAGGTCTCGACGGGGTGAAGGAGGCGGCGGTGCCGGTTGAAGGGTTCGGCGATGTGAAGGTGGCCGTTGCCCATGGTCTGGGCAATGCCCGAAAACTGCTTGATAAGATAAGAGCGGGAGAAGCGGATTATCACTTTATAGAGATCATGGCATGTCCCGGCGGCTGTGTCGGCGGCGGCGGCCAGCCTCAGCCTGTCACGAATGAAAAGAGGGCATTGCGGGCCGGCGCCCTGTACGCTGACGATGAAGGACAGTCATACCGTCAGTCCCATGAAAATCCGTCGGTAACCAAGGCCTATGAGTCGTTCCTCGAAAAACCGCTGGGACACAAGTCTCATGAGCTGCTTCATACGCATTACACGGCGCGGGGAACGGAGATCCCGCACAAAAAAGGGTAG
- a CDS encoding cytochrome b/b6 domain-containing protein: MSNETMILKHPLSVRVFHYLLIVSFLPLAVTGLLLYFKPLHEDALNLAARIHILAGVLLSLDAAAFFLIGFDRVVLFVKRVFTFSGDDLKWFVVLGGYPQKILFHKKIPVPPMGKYNSGQKLFGICVLIGGTILIGTGWLLWAFPHNVPRSLVAISGHLHTIFGWLLSLFLLVHMFLGIYMIDDFKAMLLHGKIPHEEAKEMSPLWVKDELISLNQ, translated from the coding sequence ATGTCGAATGAAACGATGATTCTGAAACACCCTCTAAGTGTAAGGGTCTTTCATTACCTGCTAATCGTCAGCTTCCTGCCCCTTGCCGTAACGGGGCTGCTGCTTTATTTTAAACCGCTTCACGAAGACGCCTTGAATCTCGCGGCACGCATTCATATCCTGGCAGGGGTCCTTTTAAGCCTGGATGCGGCCGCTTTCTTCCTGATCGGTTTTGATCGCGTCGTATTGTTCGTTAAAAGAGTGTTCACATTTTCCGGGGACGATTTGAAATGGTTCGTTGTTCTCGGCGGCTATCCCCAAAAAATTCTGTTCCATAAGAAAATCCCCGTTCCCCCGATGGGCAAATACAATTCAGGGCAGAAGCTCTTCGGGATATGCGTGTTGATCGGGGGTACGATTCTAATCGGAACCGGTTGGCTTCTCTGGGCCTTTCCTCACAATGTCCCCCGAAGCCTCGTAGCCATATCCGGGCACCTCCATACCATTTTCGGCTGGCTTCTCAGTCTCTTCCTGCTGGTTCACATGTTCCTGGGAATCTACATGATCGACGATTTCAAGGCCATGCTGCTGCACGGGAAAATTCCGCACGAAGAGGCGAAGGAGATGTCGCCTCTATGGGTGAAGGATGAACTGATATCCCTGAATCAATAA
- a CDS encoding [FeFe] hydrogenase, group A, translating to MNIAATYQKGEIPGVIAIEGSRCKGCDACKRHCPTGAIQGMFGTIHSIDPDLCLSCGQCLVNCPFGAPYETVDTVDAVVSKLKDSATTVVGIIAPAVRVAIGEEFGLPAGSLVTGKLYGSMRKAGFKILDNNFAADLTIMEEGTEFIQRARHALFGEKGAHVGPLPQFTSCCPAWVRFVEIQYPALIPHLSSAKSPQQMAGAVAKTYGVEVWGKAASKIYTVGIMPCTAKKYEASRPEFRNAYEFNRRNGKASVPYPDVDTVLTTRDLARLFKKMKIDLAAEKEAEGDSLLAEYTGAGTIFGNTGGVMEAALRTAYAVLTGQELKPLEFQKVRGLKGVKSASVPLKDSKYGKEIVVRMAVVHGLRKNIGPVIDQVLGGRSPYHFIEVMNCPGGCINGGGQPIQGGGSSWLEATLPWFAWK from the coding sequence ATGAATATTGCCGCCACGTACCAAAAGGGAGAAATTCCCGGCGTCATCGCCATTGAGGGGTCGCGTTGTAAGGGATGTGATGCCTGCAAGCGTCATTGTCCGACGGGCGCGATCCAGGGCATGTTCGGAACAATTCACAGCATTGATCCCGATCTCTGTCTCAGTTGCGGGCAGTGTCTGGTCAACTGCCCTTTCGGCGCCCCCTATGAGACTGTCGACACAGTGGATGCGGTCGTTTCAAAATTGAAGGACTCCGCCACGACCGTTGTCGGCATTATAGCGCCGGCCGTCCGAGTCGCCATCGGCGAGGAGTTCGGCCTGCCGGCCGGAAGTCTCGTCACCGGAAAACTATACGGTTCGATGCGAAAGGCCGGTTTTAAGATTCTGGACAATAATTTCGCCGCAGACCTGACGATCATGGAAGAGGGAACGGAGTTCATTCAGCGGGCGAGGCATGCCCTCTTCGGCGAAAAAGGGGCACACGTCGGTCCCCTGCCGCAATTCACGTCCTGCTGTCCGGCCTGGGTGCGGTTCGTGGAGATCCAATACCCCGCCCTGATTCCCCATCTGTCGTCCGCGAAGTCTCCCCAGCAGATGGCGGGTGCCGTTGCGAAAACCTACGGCGTTGAAGTCTGGGGCAAGGCCGCATCAAAAATTTACACCGTCGGCATCATGCCCTGTACAGCCAAAAAATACGAGGCCTCGCGCCCGGAATTCAGGAACGCATACGAATTCAACCGCCGGAACGGAAAAGCATCCGTGCCCTATCCCGATGTCGACACCGTGCTGACGACCCGCGATCTCGCCCGTCTTTTCAAAAAAATGAAGATAGATCTGGCCGCTGAGAAAGAGGCTGAGGGTGATTCCCTTCTCGCGGAATACACGGGCGCCGGAACCATTTTCGGAAATACCGGCGGCGTGATGGAAGCGGCGCTCCGCACGGCCTATGCCGTTCTGACGGGCCAGGAACTCAAACCGCTGGAATTCCAGAAAGTCAGGGGCCTGAAAGGCGTCAAGAGCGCCTCCGTCCCCCTGAAAGACAGTAAATACGGCAAGGAGATTGTTGTGCGGATGGCTGTTGTTCACGGCCTCAGGAAAAACATCGGTCCGGTCATCGATCAGGTTCTGGGGGGCCGATCGCCCTATCATTTCATTGAGGTCATGAACTGTCCCGGCGGCTGCATCAACGGCGGCGGACAACCGATTCAGGGCGGAGGTTCTTCATGGCTGGAAGCGACGCTTCCCTGGTTTGCCTGGAAATAA
- a CDS encoding iron hydrogenase small subunit yields MAGSDASLVCLEIIEKRSRHMKNKEYHYMENPSYLTRRQFITIGGIVIALLALPTIWITSLVSRKTDYILARTKGLYQDDVKSKVRVSHANQAVMKYYKDFGGKPLSERSETLLHTTYVNRTKGLS; encoded by the coding sequence ATGGCTGGAAGCGACGCTTCCCTGGTTTGCCTGGAAATAATCGAGAAAAGGAGCCGGCATATGAAAAACAAGGAATACCACTATATGGAGAATCCCTCTTACCTGACGAGGCGGCAGTTCATCACCATCGGCGGAATCGTGATTGCGCTGCTGGCGCTGCCCACAATCTGGATCACCTCCCTCGTATCGAGGAAAACCGATTACATTCTGGCCCGGACGAAGGGACTGTATCAGGATGACGTCAAATCGAAAGTACGCGTCAGCCACGCCAATCAGGCCGTGATGAAATACTACAAGGATTTCGGAGGCAAGCCGTTGAGCGAACGATCCGAAACCTTGCTGCATACGACGTACGTCAATAGAACAAAAGGACTTTCCTGA